Proteins encoded by one window of Puntigrus tetrazona isolate hp1 chromosome 25, ASM1883169v1, whole genome shotgun sequence:
- the rsl24d1 gene encoding probable ribosome biogenesis protein RLP24 codes for MRIEKCYFCSAPVYPGHGMMFVRNDCKVFRFCRSKCHKNFKKKRNPRKTRWTKAFRKSVGKELTVDNSLEFEKRRNIPVKYNRELWSKTVEAMKKVESIKNKRQARFIMNRLKKGKELEKAADISEVKKNIHLIRAPHAGQAKRLEDKMVQKLAEDVEMAE; via the exons ATGCGCATCGAGAAGTGTTACTTCTGCTCGGCTCCGGTTTACCCGGGACACGGGATGATGTTCGTGCGGAACGACTGTAAG gtATTCAGGTTCTGTCGGTCCAAATGCCACAAAAACTTCAAGAAGAAGCGAAACCCCAGAAAGACCAGATGGACCAAAGCGTTCAGGAAGTCAGTGGGCAAAGAGCTGACGGTG GATAACTCACTGGAGTTTGAGAAGCGCAGAAATATTCCTGTCAAATACAACAGAGAGCTCTGGAGCAAGACCg TGGAGGCCATGAAGAAGGTAGAATCGATCAAAAACAAGCGTCAGGCGCGCTTCATCATGAACAG GTTGAAGAAGGGCAAAGAGCTGGAGAAGGCGGCAGATATCAGCGAAGTCAAGAAGAACATCCACCTGATCAGAGCTCCACACGCAG GTCAAGCCAAACGGCTGGAGGACAAGATGGTCCAGAAGCTGGCGGAGGACGTGGAGATGGCCGAGTGA